Below is a genomic region from Candidatus Protochlamydia phocaeensis.
AACTGAAAAAGTAATGCATTTTTTCGCTGTGGATGAAATAGATTAGGGCCATAATGTACAAGGCGTTCAGAGACCTCGCTGCTTGTCAATCCGTCTGAGGTTGCCTTATAATATTGTAATAAAACTGTCAAATTCTGCTGCCAAAAGGCGGGTTCCTTGTCAAACTGCAGACTCACAATCCACCCCATTTCCAATTCCGGATTTCCGGCATGTCTTGGCCATATTTATCAATGTAAAGTTTGTGCTCGATGAGTTTTTTTCCGAACTATTTGCTTCAGATAGTCTCCCTTTGGAACCTAAATATAGTAAGCGATCAATCACATTTTGCACTAAGTGGAACCTATTTAAGTCATTCTGCACTCTAATGTCGAAGACTGTTATGACAGTTTCCTCTTCTTTATATCCTCGGAATCAGAGATTTTGGTTTGTCCGACGATAGGTCAGTCCATTCTGTAAAGTTAGATTCATCTCATATTGAATAGTGCCTTTATTGCCCGCAATCAAATAATCTTGAAGGTGAGAGAACCCGACATGTGAATATTTCTTTTGCTCTTCTTAAATGCGTTTTAAAAAATCTTGGATTTTTTTCCTATCAGTTTTTCCATTGCTTGAATTCTAAAAATCACGAAAAAATATTTTCAAAATTAACGGCATCAGGTGGCTATTTTGCTTACAATAATTTTTAAATTGATCTAAAAATTTATTTAACACTTTTAATGCTTTTTGCTTATCGATCGCTTGTGTTTTTGTTGCTACCATAAATTTCTCCTAGCTCAGGCTTATTCTTAACATAGACGGTTTCGACGATAAATCGAAGATTTGGCAATCCATTCGAAAGAGAACACTCATCAATCCAACCACGTCACTTAAAAATAATTATTAGAAATTTTAATCCTGTGAATGCTGTCGCGTGGTAAGACCTATTTTAGGTAATCGCATTCATACTGTAACGGATTGACTAGTCAATGTGAATGAAGGCTTTTTGATGTCCCGATATTCTAATTAACATTTTTTATCTAGTACAATATTAAGGATTTAATACACACGCCAGAAATTTTGATCCATAAAAGAGCATCAAAAACCATAAAAAAAATGAATCGATGTCATGAAAACGATATATCACAAAGAAGACCATTTCCAAGCTGGAAACAGCATAAGTTGGCATGTCAGATGGACTCACTGTGCCTTTTGCTCTCGCTGGGGTATATTCGGTGCCGTCGCTGAAACTCATCTTGTAATCACAGCTGGCTTTGCCGAAATTGCAGCAGGCTCAATTGCTATGGATTTAGGAAGCTACTTAGCTGTTAAAAGTGACACAAAATATTTTGAGAGCGAAGCCAAGAGAGAGAACAGCCCGAAATTATCCACCAAACTCAGGCAGAAGAACAGGAAATATAGGATATATTTGCCAAATACGGTGTTTCCAAAAATGAATCATCATCTGTGGTGATAGCTCTTAAGCGAAATCCCACAGCATGAAAAGATTTCACGATGAAATTCGAACTCGGACTTGAAAAGGCAGATCCTTTTAGAGCTTTCCTAAAGCGC
It encodes:
- a CDS encoding VIT1/CCC1 transporter family protein gives rise to the protein MKTIYHKEDHFQAGNSISWHVRWTHCAFCSRWGIFGAVAETHLVITAGFAEIAAGSIAMDLGSYLAVKSDTKYFESEAKRENSPKLSTKLRQKNRKYRIYLPNTVFPKMNHHLW